The following are encoded together in the Bacillus sp. V2I10 genome:
- a CDS encoding long-chain fatty acid--CoA ligase, whose product MDKWLATYPEHVHHDFDIPYISIPQMFEETVHKYGEKEAISFCGKSISYQEVAGMVIAFASALQKKGIRKGDRVAIMLPNCPQYVVAYYGALKAGAIITQVNPMLVERELDYILNDSGAETIVVFDALYPRVKAVKGSTNLKQVITVSLQEEITPDAEDHTFQQFLGMGTGEVLPVQIEPEHDIAVLQYTGGTTGRSKGAMLTHRNLMANIYQSYEFFKNEVQSGAERCLTVIPLFHVFGMTSCMNLTILRGNSMILMPRFELEEVMQTIKREQPTIFPGVPTMYVAITNHPKAEEYGISSIRICNSGSAPMPVELLKEFERKTGAKILEGYGLSEAAPTTHCNPPFGERKPGSVGIGVPGTAYKIVDVAAGKEEVPAGTLGEVIIKGPQVMKGYWNMPEETANTIRDGWLFTGDIAKVDKEGYLYIADRKKDMIIASGYNVYPRDIEEVLYEHDAIQEAVVIGVPDPYRGETVKAFAVLKSGKSATEEEIISFCRSQLASYKVPAIIEFRDQLPKTSVGKILRRALREEVVKR is encoded by the coding sequence TTGGATAAATGGCTTGCAACGTACCCGGAGCATGTACATCATGATTTTGACATACCTTACATTTCCATTCCGCAAATGTTTGAGGAAACCGTTCATAAATATGGTGAAAAAGAGGCAATTTCATTTTGCGGGAAATCCATTTCTTATCAGGAAGTTGCAGGAATGGTCATTGCCTTCGCATCTGCTCTTCAGAAAAAGGGTATTAGAAAAGGTGACAGAGTGGCAATTATGCTTCCGAATTGCCCGCAGTATGTTGTCGCTTACTACGGCGCATTAAAAGCTGGTGCGATTATCACGCAGGTAAACCCGATGCTTGTTGAACGTGAACTCGATTATATTCTGAATGATTCAGGAGCTGAAACCATCGTCGTTTTTGATGCGCTTTATCCAAGAGTAAAAGCGGTTAAAGGAAGTACAAACTTAAAGCAAGTCATAACAGTCAGCCTCCAGGAAGAAATCACTCCTGATGCAGAAGATCATACGTTTCAGCAGTTTCTGGGCATGGGGACCGGGGAAGTGCTGCCTGTGCAGATTGAGCCAGAGCATGATATTGCCGTCCTTCAATACACAGGCGGAACGACGGGCCGCTCCAAAGGGGCAATGCTCACACACCGCAACTTAATGGCAAACATTTATCAATCCTATGAATTCTTTAAGAATGAAGTACAGTCTGGGGCAGAGCGCTGTTTAACCGTTATTCCGCTATTTCATGTGTTTGGGATGACATCCTGCATGAACTTAACGATTCTTCGCGGCAACTCTATGATCTTGATGCCCCGTTTTGAACTTGAAGAAGTCATGCAGACGATAAAACGAGAACAGCCTACTATTTTTCCGGGAGTTCCGACCATGTATGTTGCGATCACAAACCATCCCAAGGCCGAAGAATACGGAATCAGCAGCATCCGGATCTGCAACAGCGGCAGCGCGCCAATGCCTGTTGAGCTGTTAAAAGAATTTGAACGGAAAACAGGAGCAAAGATTTTAGAAGGATACGGTTTATCCGAAGCGGCGCCGACGACGCACTGCAATCCTCCGTTTGGAGAGCGGAAACCGGGAAGTGTAGGAATCGGTGTTCCGGGAACAGCTTATAAAATTGTTGATGTTGCAGCTGGAAAAGAAGAGGTTCCTGCAGGGACTCTCGGGGAAGTGATCATAAAAGGCCCTCAGGTGATGAAAGGATACTGGAATATGCCTGAGGAAACAGCCAATACAATTCGTGACGGCTGGCTCTTTACCGGTGATATTGCAAAGGTGGACAAGGAAGGATATTTGTATATTGCCGACCGCAAAAAGGATATGATCATTGCCAGCGGATACAATGTCTACCCGAGAGATATCGAAGAGGTTTTATACGAACATGATGCAATCCAAGAGGCAGTTGTCATAGGCGTTCCGGATCCTTACCGCGGAGAGACGGTTAAGGCCTTTGCTGTATTAAAATCAGGAAAAAGTGCAACAGAAGAGGAAATCATTTCATTTTGCCGCAGCCAATTGGCATCTTATAAAGTGCCTGCCATCATCGAGTTCCGAGATCAGCTGCCGAAAACGAGCGTCGGCAAAATATTGCGCAGGGCTCTCAGAGAAGAAGTTGTTAAAAGGTAA
- a CDS encoding SDR family NAD(P)-dependent oxidoreductase — MRLAGKVAVITGGAGGIGKATAMLFAEQGAKVVIGDYNSEAGEKTAHEIREKNLPCLFVKTDVTNPDDVQALMNSAVNEYGALDILFNNAGVSNQSVKISEMETEEWDRVVDINLKGVFLGIKYAVPFMIRSGGGSIINTSSVLGMKGKKRLAPYNASKAGVIALTKNAALDYGKENIRVNAIAPGVIDTSIIDEWRNDERRWEIYSKSNALARIGQPEEIAKAVLFLASDDASYVTAATLLVDGGTITF, encoded by the coding sequence ATGAGACTTGCCGGCAAAGTTGCTGTAATTACAGGGGGAGCAGGCGGCATAGGCAAAGCAACTGCCATGCTGTTTGCCGAACAGGGTGCGAAGGTAGTTATCGGCGATTATAACAGTGAAGCAGGAGAAAAAACGGCTCATGAAATCAGAGAGAAAAACCTGCCATGCCTTTTTGTTAAAACGGATGTGACAAACCCAGATGATGTTCAGGCATTGATGAACTCAGCTGTAAATGAATACGGTGCACTTGATATTCTTTTCAACAATGCAGGTGTTTCTAATCAGAGCGTGAAAATAAGCGAGATGGAAACTGAGGAATGGGACAGGGTCGTTGATATTAATCTTAAAGGTGTTTTCTTGGGAATCAAATATGCAGTTCCATTCATGATACGAAGCGGCGGAGGCTCGATTATCAATACTTCCAGTGTGCTTGGAATGAAAGGGAAAAAACGGTTGGCTCCTTACAACGCATCAAAAGCAGGTGTCATTGCTCTGACAAAAAATGCGGCCCTTGATTATGGAAAAGAAAACATTCGGGTAAATGCGATTGCTCCAGGCGTGATTGATACTTCCATTATTGATGAATGGCGCAATGATGAGAGAAGATGGGAGATCTACTCGAAATCGAATGCTCTTGCAAGAATCGGCCAGCCTGAGGAAATTGCCAAGGCCGTCCTGTTTCTGGCAAGTGATGATGCTTCTTATGTGACGGCAGCCACGCTGCTTGTAGATGGCGGAACGATTACCTTTTAA
- a CDS encoding thiolase family protein: protein MNRDPVIVAAVRTPIGRQGGALSSMEANEFGAIVIKEAMNRAKISADMIDDVIFGNVLSGGGNIARLTALSTGLSLDIPGLTVDRQCGSGINAVNLAAQAIKAGDGDIYIAGGTESMSLAPYLMEKPKKAFSPAPPRFKSAVLSPKEIGNPPMGITAENLVSKYEISRAEQDEFALRSQQRMAAAVAEGRFDEQIVPVEIRQRKGDPILFKADEHPRPNTTIEGLKALGPAFKEDGTVTAGSSSGLNDAASAVVIMSREKALELGLMPLCTVKHYAVAGVDPNIMGIGPVPAVKKVLERANLSLADMDIVELNEAFAAQVLACDRELNFDHSKLNVNGGAIAHGHPLGATGAILMTKAIYELKRSGGRYALITACIGGGQGIATIIERETD from the coding sequence ATGAATCGTGATCCGGTCATCGTAGCTGCTGTCAGAACCCCAATTGGGAGACAAGGCGGTGCACTTTCATCAATGGAAGCCAATGAATTTGGGGCCATTGTAATAAAAGAGGCAATGAACAGAGCAAAGATATCAGCAGACATGATCGATGATGTCATTTTTGGAAATGTCCTCTCAGGCGGAGGAAATATTGCAAGATTAACAGCCTTGTCCACGGGACTATCACTTGATATACCGGGGCTGACAGTTGACCGTCAATGCGGCTCGGGGATTAATGCTGTGAATCTAGCAGCACAGGCGATCAAAGCAGGTGATGGTGATATCTATATAGCAGGGGGCACTGAAAGCATGTCTCTCGCTCCTTATTTAATGGAAAAACCGAAAAAAGCATTCAGTCCGGCACCGCCGAGATTTAAGTCAGCAGTGCTGTCTCCGAAAGAAATCGGGAATCCTCCAATGGGAATAACAGCGGAAAATCTGGTTTCCAAATATGAGATCAGCCGCGCGGAACAAGATGAATTTGCTCTCCGCAGCCAGCAGAGAATGGCGGCAGCTGTCGCAGAGGGAAGATTTGACGAGCAGATTGTTCCTGTTGAAATCCGTCAGAGAAAAGGAGACCCTATCCTGTTCAAAGCAGATGAACATCCCCGTCCAAATACAACGATTGAAGGTTTAAAAGCACTGGGTCCAGCTTTTAAAGAAGACGGCACTGTTACTGCCGGAAGCAGCTCTGGTCTGAATGATGCTGCATCAGCAGTTGTTATCATGTCACGTGAAAAAGCTTTGGAACTTGGCTTGATGCCGCTATGCACAGTAAAGCATTATGCCGTTGCAGGCGTCGATCCGAATATTATGGGAATCGGCCCAGTTCCAGCTGTGAAAAAAGTGCTTGAGAGAGCAAATTTATCACTGGCGGATATGGACATCGTTGAACTGAATGAAGCATTTGCGGCACAAGTCTTAGCATGCGACCGGGAACTGAATTTTGATCACAGCAAGCTGAACGTAAACGGGGGCGCGATTGCCCACGGCCATCCGCTTGGGGCAACAGGTGCCATTTTGATGACAAAGGCCATCTATGAGCTGAAGCGCTCAGGAGGACGCTATGCCCTGATCACAGCGTGTATTGGAGGCGGCCAGGGAATTGCAACAATTATAGAAAGAGAGACTGATTGA
- a CDS encoding SDR family oxidoreductase — MHVKEMFDLTDKVAIITGGGRGLGEQIAEGFAQAGASLVLCSRKAAACEDAAARLSREYGVKAIALSCDVTNSEDVKNVVKTTIEKFGKIDILVNNSGATWGAPVQEMPLEAWNKVMNVNVTGTFLMSQEAGKQMIKQKSGKIINIASVAGLGGTDPRYMDTIAYNTSKGAVITFTKDLAVKWGQYNINVNAIAPGFFPTKMSQVIIENGKDHFLNITPLKRFGTDQDLKGAALFLAAKASDFITGDVLVVDGGTHAM, encoded by the coding sequence ATGCATGTGAAAGAAATGTTTGATCTGACAGATAAAGTGGCTATCATCACGGGCGGAGGTCGAGGACTTGGCGAGCAGATAGCTGAGGGATTTGCACAGGCAGGCGCATCGCTTGTCCTCTGTTCCAGAAAAGCCGCAGCCTGTGAAGATGCAGCTGCCCGTTTAAGCAGGGAATATGGAGTAAAAGCCATCGCTTTATCATGTGATGTGACAAATAGTGAAGATGTAAAAAATGTTGTAAAAACTACAATCGAAAAGTTTGGAAAGATTGATATTTTAGTCAATAACAGCGGAGCAACATGGGGTGCACCTGTTCAGGAAATGCCGCTTGAGGCGTGGAATAAGGTTATGAATGTGAATGTTACCGGCACATTTCTAATGTCCCAGGAAGCCGGCAAACAAATGATCAAGCAAAAGAGCGGGAAAATCATTAATATCGCCTCTGTTGCAGGACTTGGCGGAACAGACCCTCGCTATATGGATACCATTGCCTACAACACAAGCAAGGGCGCTGTCATCACTTTTACAAAGGACCTGGCTGTGAAGTGGGGACAGTACAACATTAATGTGAATGCCATTGCACCCGGTTTTTTTCCTACTAAAATGTCTCAGGTGATCATAGAAAACGGGAAAGATCATTTCCTGAATATCACACCGCTTAAACGATTCGGAACAGATCAGGATTTAAAAGGCGCTGCCCTGTTTTTGGCGGCCAAAGCTTCTGATTTTATCACAGGTGATGTTCTCGTCGTAGACGGCGGAACACATGCCATGTAA
- a CDS encoding acyl-CoA dehydrogenase, whose protein sequence is MNFTYSDKVIDLQKRVASFMEEFVYPNEKKYEEQLNAQESRWSEIPAIMEELKTKAKERGLWNLFLPESEYGAGLTNLEYAPLCEIMGRSLLAPEVFNCAAPDTGNMEVLVRYGTEEQKEKWLKPLLTGEIRSCFSMTEPDVASADATNIGASIIRDGDEYVINGRKWWSSGAGDPRCKIAIVMGKSDFQAPKYEQQSMILVPLDAEGVKIERVLPVFGYDHAPHGHAEITFENVRVPASNMLLGEGRGFEIAQGRLGPGRIHHCMRLIGAAERALEELCKRVQNREAFGKPISSQGVIREWIADSRIEIEQARLLTLKAAYMMDTVGNKAAKTEIAMIKVIAPNMALKVIDRAIQAFGAAGVSEDTPLAAQWASARTLRIADGPDEVHRAQLARLELKKYDVNLQTV, encoded by the coding sequence TTGAACTTTACTTACTCAGATAAAGTGATTGACTTACAAAAACGAGTAGCATCTTTTATGGAAGAATTCGTTTATCCAAATGAAAAAAAGTACGAAGAACAATTAAATGCACAGGAATCCAGATGGTCTGAAATTCCGGCCATAATGGAAGAGCTGAAAACCAAGGCAAAGGAAAGAGGATTATGGAATTTATTTTTGCCTGAGAGCGAGTACGGGGCAGGACTTACAAATTTAGAATATGCTCCGCTTTGTGAAATTATGGGACGCTCATTGCTTGCACCTGAAGTGTTTAACTGTGCAGCACCTGATACAGGAAACATGGAGGTACTTGTGCGCTACGGCACAGAAGAACAAAAAGAGAAATGGCTGAAGCCTCTTCTTACCGGAGAAATCCGTTCATGCTTTTCCATGACTGAGCCTGATGTTGCCTCAGCAGATGCGACGAATATTGGAGCAAGCATCATCCGGGACGGGGATGAATATGTCATTAACGGAAGAAAATGGTGGTCTTCAGGAGCCGGCGATCCCCGCTGCAAGATTGCGATTGTGATGGGAAAATCCGATTTTCAAGCCCCTAAATATGAACAGCAGTCGATGATTTTAGTGCCGCTTGATGCTGAAGGCGTCAAGATTGAAAGAGTGCTGCCTGTTTTCGGCTACGATCACGCTCCTCACGGTCATGCGGAAATTACATTTGAGAACGTAAGAGTGCCGGCTTCTAATATGCTGCTCGGTGAAGGAAGAGGATTTGAAATTGCCCAGGGCCGACTTGGACCGGGAAGGATTCATCACTGCATGAGATTGATCGGGGCTGCAGAACGAGCTCTTGAGGAATTATGTAAGCGCGTACAAAACAGAGAGGCTTTTGGCAAACCGATTTCAAGCCAGGGTGTCATCAGAGAATGGATCGCAGACTCCCGCATCGAAATTGAGCAGGCGCGCTTGCTGACTTTAAAAGCGGCCTACATGATGGATACGGTCGGAAATAAAGCGGCTAAAACGGAAATCGCGATGATTAAAGTCATTGCTCCGAATATGGCACTGAAAGTAATCGACAGGGCCATTCAGGCATTCGGTGCTGCTGGAGTCAGCGAAGATACTCCGCTTGCCGCTCAATGGGCAAGTGCAAGAACCTTGAGAATTGCTGACGGACCGGATGAAGTGCATCGTGCGCAGCTGGCAAGGCTTGAGCTGAAAAAATACGATGTGAATTTGCAGACAGTATAA
- a CDS encoding aminotransferase class I/II-fold pyridoxal phosphate-dependent enzyme → MSQYETPLFTGLKEHAKKDPVQFHIPGHKKGAGIDPEFRSFIGDPALSIDLINIGPLDDLHSPKGMIKKAQDLAAEAFGADYTFFSVQGTSGAIMTMVMAVCGPGDKILVPRNVHKSVMSAVVFSGATPIFIHPEIDKELGISHGITTESVEHALEQHPDAKGLLVINPTYFGVSADLKKIVEIAHSYNVPVLVDEAHGVHIHFHEDLPMSAMQAGADMAATSVHKLGGSMTQSSVLNVREGLVSVQRVQTILSMLTTTSTSYLLLASLDVARKRLATEGRELVERAIHLAEDTRRKINEIDKIECIGEEIVGTKAAFDYDPTKLIISIKELGLNGYDVEKWLRENYNIEVEMSDLYNILCIITPGDSERETGILVEALQALSSEFIDASADLVKPTVMLPDIPVLALTPRDAFYAETEVVPFSESAGRIIAEFIMVYPPGIPIFIPGEIISEENLAYVRKNLEVGLPVQGPEDPELNYLRVIKEHKAIR, encoded by the coding sequence TTGTCGCAATATGAAACACCCTTATTTACAGGATTAAAAGAGCATGCAAAAAAAGATCCTGTTCAATTCCATATCCCAGGACATAAAAAAGGTGCAGGAATTGATCCTGAATTCCGCTCTTTTATCGGGGACCCTGCTCTTTCCATAGATTTAATCAACATCGGACCTTTGGATGATCTTCATTCTCCAAAAGGAATGATCAAAAAAGCTCAAGACTTGGCAGCTGAAGCATTTGGAGCAGATTATACATTCTTCTCTGTACAGGGAACAAGCGGTGCGATCATGACAATGGTGATGGCTGTATGCGGACCTGGAGATAAAATCCTTGTTCCCCGCAATGTTCATAAGTCGGTTATGTCCGCTGTCGTTTTCTCTGGGGCTACACCAATCTTTATTCACCCTGAAATTGATAAAGAGCTTGGCATTTCACACGGCATTACAACTGAATCTGTTGAACATGCCCTTGAGCAGCATCCAGATGCAAAAGGACTGCTTGTCATCAACCCTACTTATTTCGGAGTCTCGGCTGATTTAAAGAAAATCGTTGAAATTGCCCATTCGTACAATGTCCCTGTTCTTGTCGATGAGGCTCATGGGGTTCATATACATTTTCATGAGGACCTCCCGATGTCAGCCATGCAGGCAGGTGCAGACATGGCGGCAACAAGTGTTCATAAGCTGGGCGGATCTATGACGCAAAGCTCTGTGTTAAACGTCCGCGAAGGATTGGTATCTGTTCAAAGAGTTCAAACTATCCTGAGCATGCTGACAACAACATCTACGTCATATCTGCTTTTAGCTTCGCTTGATGTAGCAAGAAAACGTTTGGCAACAGAAGGCCGCGAGCTCGTCGAACGGGCTATCCACCTTGCAGAGGATACACGCAGAAAGATTAATGAGATTGATAAAATCGAGTGCATCGGCGAGGAGATTGTCGGCACCAAAGCGGCATTTGATTACGATCCGACGAAGCTGATCATTTCCATAAAAGAGCTTGGCTTAAATGGCTATGATGTAGAAAAATGGCTGCGTGAAAACTATAATATTGAAGTTGAAATGTCAGATTTATATAACATTCTTTGCATCATTACACCGGGGGATTCTGAAAGAGAAACAGGCATTTTGGTTGAAGCGCTGCAGGCTCTGTCTTCAGAATTTATTGATGCATCTGCAGACTTGGTAAAACCGACTGTCATGCTGCCTGATATTCCTGTTTTAGCACTGACACCCCGTGATGCATTTTATGCGGAAACGGAAGTTGTCCCTTTCAGTGAATCAGCAGGACGCATCATTGCTGAGTTTATCATGGTTTATCCCCCAGGAATTCCAATTTTCATCCCTGGTGAAATCATATCTGAAGAAAATCTTGCATATGTGCGCAAGAACCTGGAAGTCGGTCTACCTGTACAAGGACCAGAAGATCCTGAGCTTAACTATTTGAGAGTGATTAAAGAGCATAAAGCAATCAGATAA
- a CDS encoding GapA-binding peptide SR1P, which yields MGTIVCQTCNGTIDHFEDEKVSVLYGKCTSCDCQVLEREITVIQGV from the coding sequence ATGGGAACAATCGTATGTCAAACATGCAATGGTACTATCGATCATTTTGAGGACGAAAAGGTCAGTGTTTTGTATGGGAAGTGCACAAGCTGCGATTGCCAAGTACTCGAGAGAGAAATTACAGTTATTCAAGGGGTTTAA
- a CDS encoding DUF3055 domain-containing protein, producing MNALEKFYDDTEQANVRYVGFASSDKRYDLAIVYSSMFFGKPLVICLQTGKAALLDSSDIEDLELLMNTFRTETLQQASELSDFFKEVIPAVQLTTEYE from the coding sequence ATGAACGCTTTAGAAAAGTTTTATGATGATACCGAGCAGGCTAACGTAAGGTATGTGGGATTTGCTTCAAGTGACAAGAGGTATGATTTGGCCATTGTATACTCAAGCATGTTTTTTGGCAAACCGCTCGTCATATGTCTCCAAACCGGTAAAGCAGCTCTCCTTGACTCGTCTGATATCGAAGACCTCGAACTCCTCATGAACACATTTCGCACTGAAACCCTGCAGCAGGCATCAGAACTCTCTGATTTCTTCAAAGAAGTGATCCCAGCCGTCCAATTGACCACCGAATATGAATAA
- a CDS encoding DUF1885 family protein: MASHAFIKLVGGSIKQHITVDEVIELFHYYKDITSKTGQQLNFEYESSAFPYECKQVDGYLSLSSEERGYSKMYVGVSSAGNEQPSFLQITLPSDSKYGDKNKANEFSKFLAKKLKGELTLFNGRKMYYYKR, translated from the coding sequence ATGGCCTCTCACGCATTTATTAAATTAGTCGGCGGATCCATTAAACAGCATATAACGGTTGATGAAGTAATAGAGCTTTTTCACTATTACAAGGACATAACGAGTAAAACCGGCCAGCAATTAAACTTCGAATATGAAAGCTCTGCTTTTCCTTATGAATGTAAACAAGTGGATGGATATCTTTCCTTATCGTCAGAAGAACGAGGATATTCCAAAATGTATGTCGGAGTCAGTTCAGCCGGTAATGAGCAGCCTTCTTTTCTGCAAATCACCCTCCCCTCTGATTCAAAATACGGAGACAAGAATAAAGCAAATGAGTTTTCAAAGTTCCTTGCAAAAAAACTTAAAGGAGAACTAACATTATTTAACGGCAGAAAAATGTACTATTATAAAAGATGA
- a CDS encoding polysaccharide deacetylase family protein encodes MKHLLCILAAVCLLAACSSDQTDNQAAKHEEADKQKEGQKSDKAPEEPAPDKEEKESAETAAEPEALPKYKINPANWTIKPLSANINAKAVLITIDDAPDKHSLEMAHTLKDLGVNAIFFVNGNFLDTDEEKMTLKDIHNLGFPIGNHTMTHANLKDLSAEEQRNEIVRLNDLVEATIGERPRFFRAPFGSNTEESRKLAEEEKMILMNWTYGYDWEKAYQSKDALADIMVNSPFLTDGANLLMHDREWTNEALKGIVEGLKAKGYELADPHSIEKIS; translated from the coding sequence ATGAAGCATTTGCTTTGCATCTTGGCTGCGGTCTGTTTACTTGCAGCGTGCAGCTCAGATCAAACTGATAATCAAGCAGCGAAACATGAAGAAGCGGACAAGCAAAAGGAAGGACAAAAGAGTGACAAGGCACCAGAAGAGCCTGCACCTGATAAAGAGGAAAAAGAAAGCGCGGAGACAGCAGCTGAACCAGAAGCACTTCCTAAATACAAGATAAATCCAGCGAATTGGACAATTAAGCCTCTGAGTGCAAATATCAATGCAAAGGCAGTCCTGATTACGATTGATGATGCTCCTGATAAACACAGTCTGGAAATGGCTCATACGCTAAAAGATCTTGGTGTAAATGCGATTTTTTTCGTTAATGGCAACTTCTTAGATACAGATGAAGAGAAAATGACATTGAAAGATATTCATAACCTCGGGTTTCCGATCGGCAACCATACGATGACACATGCTAATTTGAAAGATCTTTCTGCAGAAGAGCAGCGAAATGAAATCGTTCGGCTGAATGATCTAGTTGAAGCGACAATTGGAGAAAGACCTCGTTTTTTCCGTGCTCCATTCGGAAGCAACACAGAAGAAAGCCGGAAGCTTGCAGAGGAAGAAAAGATGATTTTGATGAACTGGACATACGGTTATGATTGGGAAAAGGCGTATCAATCAAAAGATGCCCTTGCAGACATTATGGTCAATTCACCGTTCCTGACAGATGGAGCGAATCTGTTAATGCATGACCGGGAATGGACAAACGAAGCATTAAAGGGGATTGTAGAAGGATTAAAAGCTAAGGGATATGAATTAGCTGATCCCCATTCAATCGAAAAAATTTCATGA